One stretch of Melospiza georgiana isolate bMelGeo1 chromosome 28, bMelGeo1.pri, whole genome shotgun sequence DNA includes these proteins:
- the ODAD4 gene encoding outer dynein arm-docking complex subunit 4 isoform X2 produces the protein MADDELLPVLSFGDLMSEGIALSRRGQHEKALGRFNDALKLRGADKHCLITRSKCFLRLGDTENSLKDAEASLQIDDTFYELQSKKDSQKQQKKPKDQKDQKHTKKKSPKTEQQLLGRLYDDKAYLEKLLKDEDLMQSSTRQGTKVMDLVMGGISYLNQRRDFWQQQKPMYAREYERKLLRLGWGRDRKLKPAEIARAIAKEMEDIEQMLARGSAEQSCRKAEHLLKKIRAWSEDDVPNKYELIGNLHSCIGNAQLAMGQMEAALNSHKMDLECAREHSLTDSVSRALDNIGHVYARLGKFQQAISTWEEKIPLAQSSLEKAWLFHEIGRCYLELDNAEVAQDYGEQSLQSADEEGDVEWQLHATVLVAQAQVKLKNYPSAILNFERALEKARLLPSETAQNGIIAALDNVSKSLIAELNKGQKDGAIPSHEDRLFSRESIKATAENVEEEEEEEKGNEDEQP, from the exons ATGGCGGACGACGAGCTCTTGCCCGTCCTCTCCTTCGGGGACCTCATGAGCGAGGGGATAGCCCTGAGCCGGCGCGGCCAGCACGAAAAGGCTCTGGGCCGCTTCAATGAC GCCCTGAAGCTGAGAGGAGCAGACAAGCACTGCCTCATCACCCGCTCCAAGTGTTTTCTGAGACTTGGGGACACAGAAAACTCCCTGAAAGACGCTGAAGCCTCTCTCCAAATTGATGATACATTCTATGAG cTGCAGAGCAAAAAAGACAgccagaaacagcaaaaaaaaccaaaggacCAAAAGGATCAAAAACACACCAAGAAGAAGAGTCCAAAAACAGAGCAACAGCTCCTGGGCCGGCTTTATGATGACAAGGCATATCTGGAGAAGTTGCTCAAGGATGAAG ACTtgatgcagagcagcacaaggcaggGGACCAAAGTCATGGACCTGGTTATGGGTGGCATCTCCTACCTGAACCAGCGGCGGGacttctggcagcagcagaagccgATGTACGCGCGCGAGTACGAGCGCAAGCTCCTgcggctgggctgggggcgggaCAGGAAACTGAAACCAGCCGAGATCGCCAGGGCCATCGCCAAGGAGATGGAGGATATCGAGCAGA tgctggccAGAGGTTCTGCTGAGCaaagctgcaggaaagctgAACATCTGCTGAAAAAGATACGAGCCTGGTCAGAGGATGATGTTCCCAACAAGTATGAACTGATTGGGAACCTCCACAGCTGCATTGGGAATGCCCAGCTGGCAATGGGACAGATGGAGGCAGCTTTGAACAGCCATAAGATGGATCTGGAATGTGCCAGGGAGCA ctctctgACAGATTCCGTGTCCCGGGCCCTGGACAACATCGGCCACGTGTATGCCCGACTTGGAAAGTTCCAGCAGGCCATCAGCAC CTGGGAGGAGAAGATTCCACTGGCCcagtccagcctggagaaggcctgGCTGTTCCATGAAATTGGGCGGTGCTACCTCGAGCTGGACAATGCTGAAGTAGCCCAGGATTATGGAGAGCAGTCCCTGCAGTCAGCAGATGAAGAGGGAGATGTGGAGTGGCAGCTCCATGCCactgtgctggtggcacaggcACAAG TGAAATTGAAAAATTACCCGTCTGCAATCCTGAATTTTGAAAGGGCTCTGGAGAAGGCAAGGCTTTTGCCCAGTGAAACTGCTCAAAATGGCATCATTGCG GCCTTGGATAACGTGAGCAAAAGCCTCATTGCAGAGCTGAACAAAGGCCAGAAAGACGGGGCGATTCCCTCACATGAAG atCGCCTTTTCAGCAGGGAAAGCATAAAAGCCACCGCTGAGAatgtggaagaggaggaggaggaggagaaagggaatgAAGATGAACAGCCATAA
- the ODAD4 gene encoding outer dynein arm-docking complex subunit 4 isoform X1, translated as MADDELLPVLSFGDLMSEGIALSRRGQHEKALGRFNDALKLRGADKHCLITRSKCFLRLGDTENSLKDAEASLQIDDTFYEGLYQKAESLYAMGDFEFALVFYHRGRRLRPDLHKFLLGIHKAEEAIINCIGNPSTVKLENKEGLCFVSRQAELQSKKDSQKQQKKPKDQKDQKHTKKKSPKTEQQLLGRLYDDKAYLEKLLKDEDLMQSSTRQGTKVMDLVMGGISYLNQRRDFWQQQKPMYAREYERKLLRLGWGRDRKLKPAEIARAIAKEMEDIEQMLARGSAEQSCRKAEHLLKKIRAWSEDDVPNKYELIGNLHSCIGNAQLAMGQMEAALNSHKMDLECAREHSLTDSVSRALDNIGHVYARLGKFQQAISTWEEKIPLAQSSLEKAWLFHEIGRCYLELDNAEVAQDYGEQSLQSADEEGDVEWQLHATVLVAQAQVKLKNYPSAILNFERALEKARLLPSETAQNGIIAALDNVSKSLIAELNKGQKDGAIPSHEDRLFSRESIKATAENVEEEEEEEKGNEDEQP; from the exons ATGGCGGACGACGAGCTCTTGCCCGTCCTCTCCTTCGGGGACCTCATGAGCGAGGGGATAGCCCTGAGCCGGCGCGGCCAGCACGAAAAGGCTCTGGGCCGCTTCAATGAC GCCCTGAAGCTGAGAGGAGCAGACAAGCACTGCCTCATCACCCGCTCCAAGTGTTTTCTGAGACTTGGGGACACAGAAAACTCCCTGAAAGACGCTGAAGCCTCTCTCCAAATTGATGATACATTCTATGAG GGGCTTTACCAGAAAGCAGAGAGCCTGTATGCCATGGGGGACTTTGAGTTTGCACTGGTGTTTTACCACCGAGGCCGAAGGCTCCGCCCCGACCTGCACAAGTTCCTGCTGGGCATCCACAAGGCTGAGGAGGCCATTATCAACTGCATTGGGA ATCCATCCACAGTGAAGCTGGAGAACAAGGAGGGGCTGTGCTTTGtgagcaggcaggcagag cTGCAGAGCAAAAAAGACAgccagaaacagcaaaaaaaaccaaaggacCAAAAGGATCAAAAACACACCAAGAAGAAGAGTCCAAAAACAGAGCAACAGCTCCTGGGCCGGCTTTATGATGACAAGGCATATCTGGAGAAGTTGCTCAAGGATGAAG ACTtgatgcagagcagcacaaggcaggGGACCAAAGTCATGGACCTGGTTATGGGTGGCATCTCCTACCTGAACCAGCGGCGGGacttctggcagcagcagaagccgATGTACGCGCGCGAGTACGAGCGCAAGCTCCTgcggctgggctgggggcgggaCAGGAAACTGAAACCAGCCGAGATCGCCAGGGCCATCGCCAAGGAGATGGAGGATATCGAGCAGA tgctggccAGAGGTTCTGCTGAGCaaagctgcaggaaagctgAACATCTGCTGAAAAAGATACGAGCCTGGTCAGAGGATGATGTTCCCAACAAGTATGAACTGATTGGGAACCTCCACAGCTGCATTGGGAATGCCCAGCTGGCAATGGGACAGATGGAGGCAGCTTTGAACAGCCATAAGATGGATCTGGAATGTGCCAGGGAGCA ctctctgACAGATTCCGTGTCCCGGGCCCTGGACAACATCGGCCACGTGTATGCCCGACTTGGAAAGTTCCAGCAGGCCATCAGCAC CTGGGAGGAGAAGATTCCACTGGCCcagtccagcctggagaaggcctgGCTGTTCCATGAAATTGGGCGGTGCTACCTCGAGCTGGACAATGCTGAAGTAGCCCAGGATTATGGAGAGCAGTCCCTGCAGTCAGCAGATGAAGAGGGAGATGTGGAGTGGCAGCTCCATGCCactgtgctggtggcacaggcACAAG TGAAATTGAAAAATTACCCGTCTGCAATCCTGAATTTTGAAAGGGCTCTGGAGAAGGCAAGGCTTTTGCCCAGTGAAACTGCTCAAAATGGCATCATTGCG GCCTTGGATAACGTGAGCAAAAGCCTCATTGCAGAGCTGAACAAAGGCCAGAAAGACGGGGCGATTCCCTCACATGAAG atCGCCTTTTCAGCAGGGAAAGCATAAAAGCCACCGCTGAGAatgtggaagaggaggaggaggaggagaaagggaatgAAGATGAACAGCCATAA
- the CNP gene encoding 2',3'-cyclic-nucleotide 3'-phosphodiesterase: MNRGFSKKSHPFLPKIFRKMSTQSAKERPESLHFPFLDDEDTISTLKESKTFFILRGLPGSGKSTLAQAIHDRYKDACKVISVDHYKITPLIRSSIPEEYSKVDEDLVDYCKREISVIVLDDTHHERERLEQLFDIADKYRYKVIFAEPKTPWRLDCPQLKDKNQWKLSVEELKKMKPSLEKEFLPMYFGWFLSKRSSEILRKAGQAFLDELGSLKAFKKESKYFPSAIEDPKIKTDLTSYFVKRPPGVLHCTTKYTEFGKAAGAEEYAQQEAVKASYGKGFTLSISALFITTKTVGARIELSEQQLLLWPGDADKILPTDNLPRGSRAHITLGCANGVEAVQTGLDLLEFVKLEKAGNKGEQVGEIGGGKLLYFDNGMWMLVLLKKIDVRAIFSGYYGKGKLVPTQSTNKRGAAFSSCTII, translated from the exons ATG AACAGAGGCTTCTCCAAGAAGAGTCACCCTTTCCTGcctaaaatatttagaaaaatgtcTACTCAATCAGCGAAAGAGAGACCTGAGAGTTTGCATTTCCCATTCCTGGACGATGAAGACACCATCTCCACGCTGAAAGAatccaaaacctttttcatcctcCGGGGCCTGCCTGGCAGCGGGAAATCCACCCTGGCCCAGGCCATCCACGATCGCTACAAAGACGCCTGCAAGGTCATCTCTGTCGATCACTACAAAATCACACCATTAATCAGGAGCTCCATTCCTGAAGAGTACTCCAAGGTGGATGAGGATCTAGTTGACTATTGCAAACGGGAGATCAGCGTCATTGTTTTGGACGACACCCACCACGAGCGGGAGCggctggagcagctctttgACATTGCCGACAAGTATCGCTACAAAGTCATCTTTGCCGAGCCCAAAACCCCCTGGCGCTTGGATTGCCCCCAGCTCAAGGACAAGAACCAGTGGAAACTGTCTGTGGAAGAGCTGAAGAAGATGAAGCCAAGCTTAGAGAAGGAATTCCTGCCCATGtattttgggtggtttttgAGCAAAAGAAGTTCGGAGATCCTGAGGAAGGCTGGCCAGGCATTCTTGGATGAGCTTGGGAGTCTCAAAGCCTTCAAAAAGGAGAGTAAATACT TTCCTTCTGCTATCGAAGAtcccaaaataaaaacagatcTCACCAGCTACTTTGTGAAGAGGCCACCTGGGGTCCTGCACTGCACCACGAAATACACTGAgtttggaaaagcagctggagcCGAGGAATACGCGCAGCAGGAA GCTGTGAAGGCTTCCTATGGCAAAGGCTTCACCCTGTCCATCTCTGCCCTGTTCATCACCACAAAGACTGTCGGGGCTCGCATCGAGCTGAgcgagcagcagctgctgctgtggccggGGGATGCTGACAAGATCCTGCCCACGGACAACCTGCCCCGGGGCAGCCGTGCCCACATCACCCTGGGCTGCGCCAACGGCGTCGAGGCCGTCCAGACCGGGCTCGACCTGCTGGAGTTTGTcaagctggaaaaggcaggGAACAAAGGGGAGCAAGTGGGGGAAATTGGAGGAGGGAAACTGCTGTATTTTGATAATGGGATGTGGATGCTTGTGCTGTTGAAGAAGATTGATGTGAGGGCGATATTCTCGGGGTACTACGGGAAGGGAAAGCTCGTGCCAACGCAGAGCACCAACAAACGGGGTGCTGCCTTCAGCTCCTGCACCATCATCTAG